A stretch of the Nosocomiicoccus ampullae genome encodes the following:
- a CDS encoding RecX family transcriptional regulator, translated as MKVERVVQLKNNFYDVYFSDQSRLKVHEESLVKYELLPNREIDEETLKEIKTSIEYDRAYIRAIQYISYKIRSKQEIIDNLSEFYSNDVIKKTTDRLEKEGYIDDKHYARSLNNTIFNTTDKGPKHLERKLFEKNIDENIIINEVEYFNEKVDNERIQRITQKELKKYKGSSNHFTMKLKQKLLRDGYTSENFEFIPDDIYFDDTDYFEKEFEKYYNRLKRKHEGFQLKQKVTAALLRRGFSYDQINEKIGGIEDEF; from the coding sequence ATGAAAGTAGAGCGTGTCGTTCAATTAAAAAATAATTTTTACGATGTATATTTTAGTGACCAGTCAAGACTAAAAGTACACGAAGAATCACTCGTAAAATACGAGTTATTACCTAATCGTGAAATTGACGAAGAAACATTAAAAGAAATTAAAACTTCTATTGAATACGACCGCGCATATATTCGAGCGATTCAATATATATCGTATAAAATAAGATCAAAACAAGAGATTATTGATAATTTAAGTGAATTTTATAGTAATGATGTCATTAAAAAAACAACTGATCGTTTAGAAAAAGAAGGGTATATCGACGACAAGCACTATGCGAGAAGTTTAAATAATACGATATTTAACACGACTGATAAAGGTCCAAAACATCTTGAAAGAAAATTGTTTGAAAAAAATATCGATGAAAATATTATTATAAATGAAGTTGAGTATTTCAATGAAAAAGTCGATAATGAAAGAATTCAAAGAATTACTCAAAAAGAATTAAAAAAATATAAAGGCTCGTCAAATCACTTCACCATGAAGTTAAAGCAAAAGTTATTACGTGACGGATATACAAGTGAAAATTTTGAATTTATTCCAGATGATATATACTTTGATGACACAGATTATTTTGAGAAAGAATTTGAAAAATATTATAATAGATTAAAAAGAAAGCACGAAGGCTTTCAATTAAAACAAAAAGTGACGGCAGCACTATTAAGACGAGGGTTTAGTTACGACCAAATCAATGAGAAGATAGGCGGAATTGAAGATGAATTTTAG
- a CDS encoding acyl-CoA thioesterase: MKKKMSESYSVKSAIVFPQHTNNYNTMFGGMLLSQIDDIAAITARRHSGAQTVTASIDSMDFLRPIELGDIVILEGVVTYTGRSSMEIMVKVSRENHSEEGKILTGFCFMTFVAVDENGKPLEVPEIECDSETLKFLYDTAEIRVNRRKERLEHTKELAEYIEKQLF; this comes from the coding sequence ATGAAAAAGAAAATGTCAGAATCATATTCAGTAAAGTCAGCAATTGTCTTCCCACAACATACAAACAACTACAATACGATGTTTGGTGGAATGTTACTGTCTCAAATTGACGATATCGCAGCAATTACCGCAAGACGTCACTCTGGAGCACAGACAGTTACTGCTTCAATTGACTCAATGGACTTTTTAAGACCAATTGAACTCGGTGATATTGTCATATTAGAAGGTGTTGTAACTTATACTGGTCGATCTTCAATGGAAATTATGGTGAAAGTGTCACGTGAGAATCATTCTGAAGAAGGTAAAATTTTAACAGGATTTTGCTTTATGACATTTGTTGCGGTTGACGAGAATGGTAAGCCGTTAGAAGTACCAGAAATTGAATGCGATTCAGAAACATTAAAATTCTTATATGATACTGCTGAAATACGTGTCAATAGACGTAAAGAAAGACTTGAACATACGAAAGAACTTGCGGAATATATTGAAAAACAACTCTTTTAG
- a CDS encoding aminopeptidase has protein sequence MMAVEEKLTKYAELLVDVGVNINEGKRLFVSASTDALPLVREVTRVAYDRGASEVVVKLTDDKLTRLHAENRTAEELATIHPWTVEERMHYSDEHAGFLSIISSSPELLKGIEPMKLREMQIASGKAMKDFSARVQSDFHSWCVAGYPSVDWAKLVYPDETEEVAFEKLLDLILYTVRADQDNPVEAWDTHDKTLHEKVDILNDANLKSLRFVSEGTDLTIGLPKDYLFAGASSIDSTGRKFMANMPTEEVFTAPDRNNVNGYVSNTLPLSHGGNIIDNFKLTFENGKVVDFEAEVGYEILENILETDEGSRYLGEVALVPYDSPISNTNTLFYNTLFDENASCHIALGSGYAFNVKDGKEKSREELSEIGINDSITHVDFMIGNSDTDIIGITEDGKEIQIFKNGDWSI, from the coding sequence ATAATGGCAGTTGAAGAAAAACTTACAAAATATGCTGAATTACTCGTAGATGTTGGTGTCAATATTAACGAAGGTAAACGTTTATTTGTATCCGCTTCTACAGATGCGTTACCACTCGTACGTGAAGTCACACGCGTCGCGTATGACCGAGGTGCTAGTGAAGTTGTTGTAAAGTTAACAGATGATAAATTAACGAGATTACATGCTGAAAATCGTACAGCTGAAGAACTTGCAACTATTCATCCATGGACTGTTGAAGAACGTATGCACTATAGTGATGAGCACGCAGGATTTTTAAGCATCATTTCAAGTTCACCAGAGTTACTTAAAGGAATTGAACCGATGAAACTTAGAGAAATGCAAATCGCTTCAGGTAAAGCGATGAAAGATTTCTCAGCACGTGTTCAATCGGATTTCCACTCATGGTGCGTGGCTGGATATCCATCAGTCGACTGGGCAAAACTTGTATATCCAGATGAAACAGAAGAAGTCGCATTTGAAAAGTTATTAGATCTTATTCTTTATACAGTTCGTGCTGATCAAGACAATCCAGTAGAAGCATGGGATACGCACGATAAAACATTACATGAAAAAGTTGATATTTTAAACGATGCGAATTTAAAATCATTAAGATTTGTTTCTGAAGGTACAGATTTAACAATTGGCTTACCTAAAGACTACTTATTCGCTGGAGCGTCAAGTATCGATTCGACAGGTCGCAAATTTATGGCAAATATGCCAACTGAAGAAGTATTTACCGCACCAGACAGAAATAATGTTAATGGTTATGTCAGTAATACGTTACCATTATCACACGGCGGGAATATTATCGATAACTTTAAGTTAACGTTTGAAAATGGAAAAGTTGTCGACTTTGAAGCGGAAGTTGGTTACGAAATTTTAGAAAATATTTTAGAGACTGATGAAGGTTCACGCTACTTAGGTGAAGTCGCACTCGTTCCTTATGACTCACCAATCAGTAATACAAATACACTATTTTACAATACGTTATTTGACGAGAACGCGTCATGTCATATCGCACTCGGTAGTGGGTATGCATTTAACGTAAAAGACGGTAAAGAAAAGTCACGTGAAGAGTTAAGTGAAATTGGTATTAATGATTCAATTACGCATGTTGACTTTATGATTGGTAATAGCGATACGGATATTATAGGTATTACTGAAGACGGTAAAGAGATTCAAATCTTTAAAAATGGGGACTGGAGTATTTAA
- a CDS encoding DUF1128 family protein: MDKKQMLLEIEEGLNVVNKGILSNEEFPDDKLEELKEYHSYITKQKQISPKEQTMIIDEIGKLKK, encoded by the coding sequence ATGGATAAAAAACAAATGTTACTAGAAATCGAAGAAGGACTTAACGTCGTTAATAAAGGTATTTTAAGTAACGAAGAGTTTCCAGATGATAAGCTTGAAGAATTGAAAGAATATCATAGTTATATTACAAAGCAAAAGCAAATTTCACCAAAAGAACAAACGATGATTATCGATGAAATTGGTAAATTAAAAAAATAA
- a CDS encoding YtxH domain-containing protein: MKNKLVPAILLGAVVGGLVSLADKNTRNSVINTSKKTIDYAKNPDELKNQFSSNSNEPSKFDEIKEEILFWKDTFEEIRRNNPELEESLKNAKEIFDKNRDQKHLQ, encoded by the coding sequence ATGAAAAACAAGCTTGTTCCTGCGATTCTTTTAGGCGCAGTTGTCGGTGGGCTTGTCAGCCTTGCTGATAAAAATACACGTAACAGTGTAATCAACACTTCTAAAAAAACGATTGATTATGCAAAAAATCCAGATGAGTTAAAAAATCAATTTTCTTCAAACTCTAACGAGCCATCTAAGTTCGATGAAATTAAAGAAGAAATTCTTTTCTGGAAAGATACGTTCGAAGAAATTCGTCGTAATAACCCAGAATTAGAAGAGTCATTAAAAAATGCTAAAGAAATTTTTGATAAAAATAGAGATCAAAAACATTTACAATAA
- a CDS encoding YihY/virulence factor BrkB family protein: protein MSKESNRERNTDYLNELKHGDEYNKEHKSQGNKAEEAYKQDDYRTEQEDREKEYEDKKETDEKSNEKKQKELVKDLKKEQKEDNKKHEYFVGYQTFQSIVPKPGESVYVSKINKPAKVKDDAGFIGKLLFQFNKDNTTGMAAQLAYYLLLSIFPALIFLLTIVPLFNVDQSQLTDLINEYAPSEISGMLTGILNDVLSSSSGGLLSIGLLLTLWSASNGMNQLMSAFNVAYDIEDNRNGIVSRLLSILFTLILALGIVGTFVLMILGNQIGELVFGSIGATGQFKFVWNLISNLLPVILVFVSFLIVYIFAPNIKTKIRSVLPGAITATILFIVASIGFSFYVSNFSNYSATYGSIAGVIILIFWLYITSVILILGAQINAIKHKEHFDVNENGYKDKVEKA, encoded by the coding sequence GTGAGTAAAGAATCAAATCGCGAACGTAATACAGATTACTTAAACGAATTAAAACACGGTGACGAGTACAACAAAGAACATAAGTCACAAGGTAATAAAGCTGAAGAAGCATATAAACAAGACGATTATAGAACCGAACAAGAAGACAGAGAAAAAGAATACGAAGACAAAAAAGAAACAGATGAAAAATCTAACGAAAAGAAACAAAAGGAACTTGTTAAGGACCTAAAAAAAGAACAAAAAGAAGATAACAAAAAACACGAATATTTCGTTGGATATCAAACATTCCAGTCCATCGTTCCAAAACCAGGAGAAAGTGTATATGTTTCTAAAATTAACAAACCTGCGAAAGTGAAAGATGATGCTGGATTCATTGGTAAACTTTTATTCCAGTTTAATAAAGACAACACGACAGGGATGGCTGCACAACTGGCATATTATTTATTATTATCTATATTCCCAGCGTTAATCTTTTTATTAACAATTGTACCATTATTTAATGTCGATCAATCTCAGCTTACAGATCTAATTAATGAATATGCACCTTCAGAAATTTCTGGAATGCTCACAGGAATTTTAAATGACGTGCTATCGAGTAGTTCCGGTGGTTTACTTTCTATTGGTCTATTATTAACACTTTGGTCTGCGTCAAACGGTATGAACCAGTTAATGAGTGCATTTAACGTTGCGTATGATATTGAAGACAACCGTAACGGTATCGTATCACGTCTATTATCAATTCTATTTACACTTATTTTAGCACTAGGGATTGTTGGTACTTTCGTATTAATGATCCTCGGTAACCAAATTGGAGAATTAGTTTTTGGTAGTATAGGAGCTACTGGTCAGTTTAAATTTGTGTGGAATTTAATTAGTAACTTATTACCAGTCATTCTCGTATTTGTATCGTTCTTAATCGTGTACATTTTCGCTCCAAATATTAAAACAAAAATAAGATCAGTGTTGCCAGGTGCAATTACTGCAACAATTCTTTTCATTGTTGCATCTATAGGATTTAGCTTCTACGTTTCTAACTTCAGTAACTACTCTGCAACTTATGGTAGTATTGCTGGGGTAATCATCTTAATTTTCTGGTTATATATTACGAGCGTTATTTTAATTTTAGGTGCACAAATCAACGCAATTAAACATAAAGAACATTTTGATGTTAATGAGAATGGATATAAGGATAAGGTTGAAAAAGCATGA
- a CDS encoding beta-class carbonic anhydrase, translating to MNLLETLLKNNEEFVSNKDYLNYQTSKTPDKKVLIVSCMDSRLTELTYKALGLKNGDIKQVKNAGAMITHPYGSTMRSILVAVYMLGVEEVIIMGHTDCGFGALKPEPILSEMKSRGISDDVINTLMHSGIDVVDWLQGFESVEESVNENVKVVKQHPLMDKKVPVHGLVMNPDTGAVEVVHKDY from the coding sequence ATGAATTTATTAGAAACATTATTAAAAAACAACGAAGAATTTGTAAGCAACAAAGATTATTTGAACTATCAAACGTCCAAAACACCAGATAAAAAAGTGCTGATCGTGTCTTGTATGGACTCTAGACTAACTGAACTCACGTACAAAGCACTCGGACTTAAAAATGGTGATATTAAACAAGTAAAAAATGCAGGAGCGATGATTACACATCCGTATGGAAGTACGATGAGAAGTATACTCGTTGCGGTATATATGCTCGGTGTTGAAGAAGTTATTATTATGGGCCATACTGATTGCGGGTTCGGTGCATTAAAACCAGAACCAATTTTAAGTGAAATGAAGTCACGTGGTATTAGTGATGACGTCATCAACACGTTAATGCATTCAGGTATAGATGTTGTCGACTGGCTACAAGGATTTGAGAGCGTCGAAGAAAGCGTCAATGAAAACGTAAAAGTCGTCAAACAACATCCCTTAATGGATAAAAAAGTACCAGTACATGGACTCGTCATGAATCCGGATACTGGTGCAGTTGAAGTAGTTCATAAAGACTATTAA
- the map gene encoding type I methionyl aminopeptidase, with translation MIVETDKELEGLKEIGQICGRVLKETINYAKVGMTTKELDNFAGELLEKYGAKSAPITEYDFPGYTCISINEEVAHGIPGKRVIKDGDIVNVDVSAMKDGFYADTGLSFVAGEVDDENKQKVIDVADMAFEAAMKKVKPGAKLSQIGRAVHNTARKNNMTVIKNLTGHGVGYSLHDEPQHVLNYYDASDKTILKEGMVIAVEPFISTKATLVSEGKNDWAFETKDGSYVAQKEHTVMVTKEGPVLLTEVE, from the coding sequence GTGATAGTTGAAACTGATAAAGAACTTGAAGGCTTAAAAGAAATCGGTCAAATTTGTGGACGTGTATTAAAAGAGACAATTAATTACGCAAAAGTTGGAATGACGACAAAAGAACTCGATAATTTTGCAGGTGAGTTACTCGAAAAATATGGCGCAAAAAGTGCACCGATTACTGAATACGACTTCCCTGGCTATACATGTATTAGTATTAACGAAGAAGTTGCGCACGGTATTCCAGGTAAACGTGTTATTAAAGACGGTGACATTGTAAACGTTGATGTTTCTGCAATGAAAGATGGTTTTTACGCAGATACTGGTTTATCATTTGTAGCGGGCGAAGTAGATGATGAAAACAAGCAAAAAGTGATCGATGTTGCAGACATGGCATTTGAAGCGGCAATGAAAAAAGTAAAACCAGGCGCGAAACTATCTCAAATTGGTCGTGCAGTACATAATACGGCACGAAAAAATAATATGACAGTAATTAAGAACTTAACAGGACACGGGGTTGGATATAGTTTACATGATGAACCACAACACGTACTCAATTACTACGATGCGTCAGATAAGACAATCCTTAAAGAAGGTATGGTAATTGCCGTTGAACCTTTTATTTCAACAAAAGCAACACTTGTTTCTGAAGGAAAAAATGACTGGGCATTTGAAACAAAAGACGGAAGTTATGTTGCTCAAAAAGAACATACAGTTATGGTCACAAAAGAAGGTCCAGTATTACTTACTGAAGTTGAATAA
- the dinB gene encoding DNA polymerase IV, translating into MERRIIHIDMDAFYAQVEQHDNPKLKGQPVIVGGRSFSRGVVSTASYEARKYGVHSAMAISRAHKLCPDGIYLRARFDRYREVSSQIMDIFLSYTDIVEPLSLDEAYLDITHLVNKKRPAKQIALHIQHDIFEKTGLTSSSGISYNKYLAKLASGMNKPSGTTVIDYKNVHDILMDLDIGDFPGVGKVTEEKMHRLKIFNGQDLYDQDENFLIHHFGKRGRSLYEKARGIGTNQLDYDRERKSIGKETTFSYDRNDDEEMIRVLKNLAEQVSNRLDDKKLCGRVVTVKIRHEDFSIHTKQTGTSNPIYRTDEIYEVAHHLYYELKNPSIPIRLIGVTVSELEKRAYRNMTIYDFLK; encoded by the coding sequence ATGGAGCGGCGTATTATTCATATTGATATGGATGCTTTTTATGCACAAGTTGAACAACATGATAACCCAAAACTGAAAGGTCAACCGGTCATCGTTGGTGGTCGGTCTTTTAGTCGTGGTGTTGTGTCGACCGCGAGTTATGAAGCACGTAAATACGGTGTTCATAGTGCGATGGCAATTAGTCGCGCACATAAACTGTGTCCAGATGGTATTTATCTAAGGGCACGATTTGATCGTTACCGTGAAGTCTCGAGTCAAATTATGGATATATTTTTATCGTATACGGATATTGTTGAACCATTAAGCTTAGATGAGGCATATTTAGATATTACGCATCTCGTCAATAAAAAGCGTCCTGCTAAACAAATCGCCTTACACATCCAGCACGATATTTTTGAAAAGACTGGACTCACTTCAAGTAGCGGTATTTCATACAATAAATATCTTGCGAAACTCGCTTCTGGTATGAATAAACCAAGTGGTACGACCGTCATTGATTATAAAAATGTTCATGATATTTTAATGGATCTAGATATTGGAGATTTTCCAGGTGTCGGTAAAGTAACTGAAGAAAAAATGCACCGACTTAAAATTTTTAACGGACAAGACTTATATGACCAAGATGAAAACTTTTTAATTCATCATTTTGGTAAAAGAGGGAGAAGTCTTTACGAAAAAGCACGAGGTATCGGAACAAATCAACTCGATTATGATCGTGAACGTAAGTCAATTGGTAAAGAAACAACGTTTAGTTACGATAGGAATGACGACGAGGAAATGATTAGAGTGTTAAAAAATTTAGCCGAACAAGTATCCAACCGGTTAGATGATAAAAAGCTCTGCGGCAGAGTTGTCACTGTAAAGATTCGACATGAAGATTTTTCAATTCATACAAAACAAACAGGTACGAGTAATCCAATTTATAGAACTGATGAAATATATGAAGTTGCGCATCATTTATATTATGAATTAAAAAATCCATCAATACCGATTCGTTTAATAGGAGTTACTGTGTCAGAGCTTGAGAAGCGGGCATATCGAAATATGACAATTTATGATTTTTTAAAATAG
- a CDS encoding NAD(P)/FAD-dependent oxidoreductase, producing the protein MIIIGGGIMGMSIAYHLQQHINTIVYDRQDEGQATKASAGIICPWVSQRRNKLWLEMVTKSAAYYPKFIEKLSRESNIDPAFKQNGAYILFDDDKKYRKALKRIKNNNEIYREMISVSENKDVKDLNNEYYNIFVKGGGQVKGESLLEALKDAYLKSGGTIKYEEYKGKDDDFKIYATGAYGREQSFEPKVSHQKAEILHVKTNGDYENLPVVMHRSHYIVNLNKNHFAVGTTHIDTESFDVTPTKENMEYLLNVFHEFYPQIEIVDQFMKVGLRPYTRDFLPFLGYIDEKTFVANGLGSSGLTAAPFLGKVISDTLLFNDAELDIEKYSYL; encoded by the coding sequence ATGATTATTATTGGTGGTGGTATTATGGGCATGTCAATTGCCTACCACTTACAACAACATATAAATACTATTGTCTACGACAGACAAGATGAAGGACAAGCTACCAAAGCATCTGCAGGTATTATTTGCCCGTGGGTCAGTCAAAGACGAAATAAGCTATGGTTAGAAATGGTCACTAAAAGTGCTGCGTATTATCCGAAATTTATAGAAAAATTATCAAGAGAATCAAATATCGATCCAGCATTTAAACAAAATGGTGCATATATATTATTTGATGACGATAAAAAATATCGTAAAGCACTAAAGAGAATTAAAAATAATAATGAAATTTATCGTGAAATGATTTCTGTTTCAGAAAACAAAGATGTTAAAGATTTAAATAATGAGTACTATAATATATTCGTTAAAGGCGGTGGCCAAGTTAAAGGTGAATCGCTACTTGAAGCATTAAAAGACGCTTATTTAAAGTCTGGTGGCACAATTAAATATGAAGAATATAAAGGTAAAGATGATGATTTTAAAATTTATGCAACGGGTGCTTACGGCCGAGAGCAATCGTTTGAACCAAAAGTGAGTCATCAAAAAGCAGAAATTTTACATGTAAAAACGAATGGAGATTACGAGAATTTACCAGTCGTTATGCATAGAAGTCACTATATCGTAAATCTAAATAAAAATCATTTCGCAGTTGGTACAACACATATCGATACAGAAAGTTTTGACGTTACACCTACAAAAGAAAACATGGAGTATTTACTTAATGTATTTCATGAATTTTATCCTCAAATTGAAATTGTCGATCAGTTTATGAAAGTTGGTTTAAGACCATATACGAGAGACTTTTTACCATTTTTAGGATATATCGATGAAAAAACATTTGTCGCAAATGGTCTCGGATCAAGTGGTTTAACGGCTGCACCATTTTTAGGTAAAGTAATTTCAGATACACTTCTATTTAACGACGCAGAGTTAGATATCGAAAAATATAGTTATTTATAA
- a CDS encoding DUF4298 domain-containing protein, translating to MKKDVVRFEEVLNRSADLKEEMQEILQKFEENLEDYNALKDYYGSQEYLDDLKVSNMTDEYDDIEQGVLSEDAVFNLIGEMYHLNVDMLEIATKYLRTH from the coding sequence ATGAAAAAAGATGTCGTTCGTTTTGAAGAGGTTTTAAATCGTAGTGCAGACTTAAAAGAAGAGATGCAAGAAATACTTCAAAAATTCGAAGAGAATTTAGAGGATTATAATGCACTGAAAGATTATTATGGCAGCCAGGAATATCTCGATGATCTTAAAGTTTCGAATATGACTGATGAGTACGATGACATTGAACAAGGTGTACTGTCTGAAGATGCAGTATTCAATTTAATTGGTGAGATGTATCACTTAAATGTTGATATGTTAGAAATCGCTACGAAGTATTTAAGAACACACTAA
- a CDS encoding nuclease-related domain-containing protein: MVKSTAHRQLEALKWRMPLAREQLYYLDHLQRGYEGEREFKKFVDSYIGEGAVTITDFIFSVNGTVRQIDAFIIFNDAVIIFEVKNYQGDYLFKKGEFYNTKYRDKIKSPIDQLDHTVILLNRLFKRIGIHIPIKSYVVFIGEDFHLYEAPRDLNIVMRSQLPNFLNELRLMYRRTDENTMKFVDTLNEFKHLEERRLHIDYSYDSLKKSLFCSDDGGELVLNNRTYYKCPKCNKKTSIEDVVLQAILDFYTLFPEKKLTISSLYNFTGGKISKYHYRKLLKKNFKRLGNGRSVHYTIDKVIE, translated from the coding sequence ATGGTGAAATCGACGGCGCATCGTCAACTAGAAGCTTTAAAATGGAGAATGCCTTTAGCAAGAGAGCAGTTATATTATTTGGATCATTTACAACGAGGATATGAAGGTGAGCGGGAGTTTAAAAAGTTTGTTGATAGTTATATCGGCGAGGGTGCAGTGACAATCACAGATTTTATATTTTCTGTGAATGGTACGGTCCGCCAAATCGATGCATTCATAATATTTAATGATGCAGTCATCATTTTTGAAGTGAAAAATTATCAAGGAGATTATCTATTTAAAAAGGGTGAATTTTATAACACGAAGTATAGAGACAAAATCAAATCACCAATTGATCAACTAGATCATACAGTAATTCTCTTGAATCGGTTATTTAAGAGAATAGGCATACATATACCGATAAAAAGCTACGTTGTATTTATTGGTGAAGATTTTCATTTATATGAAGCACCACGAGATTTAAATATCGTAATGAGGAGTCAGCTTCCAAACTTTTTAAATGAATTACGCCTAATGTACCGTCGTACAGATGAAAATACAATGAAATTTGTAGACACTTTAAACGAATTTAAGCATCTCGAAGAGCGCAGACTTCACATCGATTATTCATACGACAGTCTAAAAAAGTCTCTATTTTGTAGTGATGATGGTGGGGAGCTTGTTTTAAATAACCGTACATACTATAAATGTCCGAAATGTAATAAGAAAACCTCTATCGAAGATGTAGTTCTTCAAGCAATCCTTGACTTTTATACGCTATTTCCCGAGAAGAAATTAACGATTTCTAGTCTATATAATTTTACTGGTGGCAAGATATCAAAATATCACTATAGAAAATTATTAAAGAAAAATTTTAAGCGTTTAGGTAATGGTCGATCTGTTCATTATACTATAGATAAAGTAATTGAATAA
- a CDS encoding gamma-glutamylcyclotransferase family protein produces MSKFYIAYGSNLHLEQMRKRCPTAKVIGKSEIKDYTLTFRGEHDRVFATVEPCKGESVPVLVWQIAPSDEKELDIYEEYPDLYRKEMMEVIVDNQPVNAMVYIMNEESPLNQPSKEYYSTITEGYKSLGFDLEYLRRAAKCSL; encoded by the coding sequence ATGAGTAAATTTTATATTGCATATGGTTCTAATTTACACCTTGAACAAATGAGAAAGAGATGTCCAACTGCCAAGGTGATCGGTAAAAGTGAAATTAAAGATTACACACTTACTTTTAGAGGAGAACATGATCGTGTTTTTGCAACAGTTGAACCGTGTAAAGGTGAAAGTGTTCCAGTTCTCGTGTGGCAGATTGCACCAAGTGATGAAAAAGAACTTGATATTTATGAAGAATATCCAGATTTATATAGAAAAGAAATGATGGAAGTTATCGTAGATAATCAGCCAGTCAATGCGATGGTCTATATTATGAACGAAGAAAGCCCACTGAATCAGCCAAGTAAAGAATATTATTCAACAATTACAGAAGGATATAAAAGTTTAGGATTTGATTTAGAGTATTTACGTAGAGCAGCTAAATGTTCATTATAA